AGCGCGGCCGAGCGCACCGGGTCGTGTTCGTTGCGCAGCCGCCCCATCTCCTCCAGTACGGAGGTGACGGCCGCGCCGTCGCCCAAGCGGGCGGCGTTGCGGATGAGCAACGGCCAGGCCGCGGTGCGGTCTTCGGCGGCCGGACGGCGGGTGGCCTCGACGAGCCGTTCGCGCACCTCGGCGACGGGCAGGAAGGACTCGGCGAGGAGCAGGGAGTTCTGCTGGGCGCCGCGTTCGCGCGCGGCGGCGGCCATCCGCCGGGCCTCCTCGGCGACACGGCTGCGGGGCAGCACGTCGAGGATGACCGTGTCGACGGTGCCGTGTCCGGCTCCGCGGCCTTCCTGCGCGGCCCGGTAGAAGGCGTGGCGTCGCGCGGGCGGGAGCGCCTTCACCAGCGGCGCGAGATCGCCCCGCTCGGCCAGGGCCCTGCCGTACGCGGCGAGTTCGGGCGCTCCGGAGCGGGCCAGCCTGCGCAGCACGGCGGGCTCCAGGGCGCGGCCGCGGCGGGCGGCGTATCCGGTCGGCGTGAGCAGCAGCCTCAGGAGCCGGCTCGGGTCGGCCTTCGCGAACGCTCCGAAGCAGGCGCGGAGTTCGTACGGAAGGGTGGCGGGCCCGAAGCGTTCGAGCAGGCCGAGCACGCGCAGGGGCTCCGCGCCGACCGTGGCGGCCACCCCCTCCGCGTACCGGCCCCACCAGGTGGCGCGGACGGCCTCGGGCAGCGCCGCCAACTCCTGTTCGGCGACGTCGAGAAGGATGCCGGGATGCCGCTTCGCGAGGGTCTTCCAGCCGGTGACGGCGTGGAAGAGTCCGGGAAGCAGTCCGACGACCGTATCCGCCGTGCACCCGGGCAGCAGCCGCGCCGCCTCCGCGTCGCCCCAGTCGCGCCGCACCCCGTCCACCAGCCCGTCCGCGAGCGCGGTGCGCCGCCCCACGACGATCGCGCGCAGCAGCTCTCTGCGGACCGCCTCCGGGGCGTCGTCGAGCGCCGCTTCGTAGGCGGAGTCGGGAACGTGGAGGCTCTCGGCGACGCGCAGGGCGTGTCCGCGTACGAAGGCGTCCGGGTCGGCGATGCGGTCCGCGATCCACTCGGCGTCCCGGCCGATGGACGCCGCGACGACGGCGATCCCGCGTTCGTAGGGTCCGCGGGTTTCGAGCACCTCCAGCACCGGCCGCAGCGGGACCGTCTCCCGCACCCGCAGGGCGAGTTCGCGCATGCGCTGCGGGTACGGAAGCGGGTCGAGGGCGTTCAGCAGACTCTCGGCGTGCTCATCGGGGGTGCGGGTGCGGGCCATGCGGGGATTCTGCCTGCCGGAAGGCGTGCGGCGTAATCGTTTCCAGATGCGGGCCGCTGAGCCGCCGGGGCATCATGCGCCCATGCATGACATCACCACGTGGGATCGGCCGGTGGAGTTCCTCCTCGGTCTGATCGAGTCCGACGACGCCGAGCGGGTACGGCGGCGGATCGGGCTGGAGCGGCCCGATGCCGACGAAGGTCAGGACAACCGCCACGCGTTGTACGCCTACGGGAAGCGCATGGCCCTGCCGTCCTCCGTCCTGCTGTGGGTTCTGGAGGAGGACGATCCGGAGCGGAACGCCGTCGTGTGGGGACACAGATCGGCGGACGACGCGATGCGCCGGGCCGTTGTGCTCGGCATACCCCACGGCCCCGGCCGCACGCGTGCCGTGCCGGTCGCGCAAGCACTGCGCCGCGTAGAAGAGCCGCCGGCGCCCGAGCACTTCGTCAAGTACGGGCTCATCGGCGCACTGCGGGTGTCGGCCTCCATGGGACCGGCCAGGGCTGCCGCGTCCATGGTCCTCGGGCGCCCCGGCTGGCAGGCGGTCGCCGACGCGGACCGGGAGCGCCCGCTGCCGGGCTACGCGCGCTGGGCCCTCGCCGTACGGCCCAATTGCCCGCCCGCGCTGCGCGCCCAGTTCGGCTCGCACGCGAAGTTCACCCACCGAGTCCGGCAGGCGGGACCGGTGCTCTCGCGGCGCGGCCCGGTGCGCGACAAGGTACTCGTCATCGCGTACGACACCTCGGGCTCCATGCCGGACCGGGTTATCGACTGGCTCACCGAACTCGTCGGCCGGATCGACGGGGTCGAGGCGCACTGGCTGTCCTTCGACGCGGTGGTGATGCCCTTCGAGCCGGGCAGCCGGGTCTACGGCGGAGGCGGCACGAGCTTCCAGGCCGTCGCCGACTACGTGGAGGGACGCACGGAGGTGAACGGCCGCCGCTGCGAGGTCAGTCCGGACGCCGTGGTGATGCTCACCGACGGATACGCTCCGCCGATCACACCCGCGGAGCCCGGCAAATGGATCTGGCTGATCACAGAGGGCGGCCATGAGTGGCCCGAGACCCACATACCGGCCATGGACTGCCATCGCGTGACCACAGGATCGCGGTAAAACCCTCAGCACCTCATGGTGACACTCCTCAACACCTCTCGGCAGCACCCCTCAGCACAGGATCAGGACGGATGACCACCGTTACCAACCCCGGCCGCACCGACCGCACCGCACCCGTGCCGTCCCGCCTCGAGGCGTTCATCGACGCGATGATCGACATGGGGCAGACGGGCCAGGTCTTCGGCGAGCACGGCATCGGCAAGACGGCGACGTTCTTCTCCCATATGGCGCGCGCCCACCCCGACGCCACGCTGGTCTACGTGCCCGCGGCGAATCTCACCCCCGACGATCTGCTCGTCAACGCGCCGGTACGGGACCCGCGCACCGGCGAACTCGTGCTGCGCCAGCTCGTGATGAACCAGCTCAAGCCCGGCACGCCGTTCGTGCTGCTCATCGACGACTCGCTGCAGGCCGGCGAGACCATCCAGTCGCAGCTGATGCAGGTTGCCTGCAACTGGACGCTGGGCGAGCACGATCTGCGGGCCCTGGGCTGCATCGGCGTCTTCCTCACCGACAACGAGTCCCTGGCCGAGACGTCGGCGCGGCGCAGTGACCTCGCCCTCCTGGACCGCATGGTCACGATGCGGATCACCGCGAACGACACGTCGTGGCGCCGCCACCTCGCGGCCACATACCGGGAATGGGACCTGGCTCCGGTCTTCTCGCTGTGGGCGTCCCTCTCCCCCACGCTCCGCGAACTGCTGTCGCCACGCACCCTGGACCACATCCTGGCCAACGCCCGGGAGGGCTTCCCGCTGCGCTGGGGCCTGCCCCTGGTGGACGGCGAGCGGCTGCGCCTCGTCGAGCCCGGTCCGGACGGCAAGCCCGGTCAGAACCGGACGGCGGAGATCTTGAACCGGATCGCCGAGTACGTGGGCGTGTCCAACCCGTCGACGCTTCCCGATCCCGTACGTCAGGTCGTCCGGGCCGCGCTGCGCAATCGCTGGACGGTGCTGCTGCAGGGCCCGCCGGGCTGCGGCAAGACCGAGCTCGTCCGGGAGACGGTGCGCGAGGGGCTGGGCCGGGAGCCGCTGTACTTCTCGCTGCCGGTGACCAACGTCGAGGACCTGTGCGTGCCGATCCCGTCGGCGGACGGCACGCTGGACAATCTGCTCGCGGCGAACTTCACCGGTCCCGAGCCGAAGGCGATCGTCTGGGACGAGTACAACCGGCCCAAGGACAAGGCCGCGTTCGCCAAGTTGATGGAGATCACCCAGGAGTGGTCGCTCGCGGGGCGCCGGATCGAGAACCTGCGGGCGCAGGTAGCCGTACAGAATCCGCCGTACCACCTGGGCCGCAAGCTGCTCGTCTCGCGGAACAACATCGCGCAGGCGACCCGTTTCACGGCCTCGCTGACGGTCGAGCCGGAAGACATCCCGGCCAATGAGTGGCTGCTCGCGCGCTATGGCCCGGACGCCGAGACCGTCCTGGAGTGGTGGAAGCACGACATCGACGACGACGGCCGTGCCTGGATCACCAAGCGGACCCTGGAGCGGCTCATCAAGCTGCACCGGCGCGGACTGCCCCTGGAGATGGCGACCGTCTACCTCGGCGACGGCGAGTACGCGCCGGTGCCGCTGACGGCGCTCATCGACCGGCTGAACGGCCGCCCGGTGGCCGGTCTGCGCGAGCTCGCCCGCGAGGCGGACGTCTGGGAGGCCCGGCTGCGGCGCGCCGCGGAGCACTCCGACGAGGGTGCCGACGACAGCGACGTGGTCCACCAGATCCTCGCCAACGCCGAGCTGTCCCAGCTGAAGAAGCACCGGAAGGTGGTGGGACGGCTGGTTCCCCTGCTGCCGCCGAAGCTGCGGGCGACGTATCTGGTGGGGGCGACGCAGGAGCAGCAGCGGTTCTGGACGGAGATATTCATGGGGATGCGGCGCTGATCACCGGTCGTCTCAGCCGTAGTCCTTGCCGTCGTCTCAGCCGTCGCCGTCGGGGGGTGCCGTGCGGTGGACGCTTCGTACGGCGGCGATGTCAGCCGGGACCGACGGTGGCGGGACATGCGCGCTCAGTGCTTCCAGGCGGCGCTTGATACTGGCCGCGATGCCCTGGCCGAGGACGAAGCGGGTGGCGGTGACGGCGCGCGGTGCGGTGTCGAGGAGGCGGTGGGCCTCGCGGCTGCGCATGCCGGTGTGGGTGAGGACGAGATGGCTGAGGCGGTTCTCGGCACCGGCCAGGGTGTCCGCGATGGCCTGGGCGGCAGTGAGGTCGACGTGGTTGTCGGCCGCGCCGAGGACGGCGGCCGCCCGTACCCGCCCCAGGTCGAGGAGCGTGACCCCGGCCGCGGTCGCCGCCGTCACCAGGCGGGCGGCGGCCTGCGGCCCGATGCCGTTGCTGGCGACGGAGAGCCGGGCAAGCCGCCCGTAGGGCGCCCGGTCGAGCGCGTCGGCGAGACGGAGCGCACCCCGGTCGCCCAACCGCGCGGCCGACACATAGAGTTCGTCGGTCGCACCCGCGGCGATCAACGCGGCCAAGGCCACCGCGCCGTCCGCGCCGAGGGGGTTTCCGCCGAGGAACAGCCGCTCGATGCGGCGACCGCTGTCCGCCGCGGCGAGGAGGGCTTCGGCGAGAACGACCGCGCCCGTCGCGTCGAGCCCGGTCTGCACGAGGTCGAGCGTGCGCAACGACCGTGCGGCCTCAATGAGTTCGGCGGCGGCCGGTCCTCCCCCGCTGCCGAGCGGATTGCGCTTGAGCCACACGCCGGTGACGACGCGCGGCGAGGCGCGCAGGTTGTCGGCGATGCGGCAGGCGCCGCCCGCGGTGATGCCGTTGCAGCCGAGGTAGAGCGTTTCGACGTCCGCGCTCGCGGTGACGGCCGCGGCGCCCTCGTCGCCGAGCCCGTCGGTGCCGAGCAGCAAGTGCCGTACGGGAGACGGCCCTTCGGACCCCGCGACCCCTTCAGACGCTGAGTACCGCTCGGACAGCGCCTCGGCGACGAGCGCGGCGCCCTCAGGACCGATCCCCTGCTTGCACAGATCGAGCCGGCCGTCGGGCAGCGCCGTACCCGTCGTGAAGTCCAGCCGTTCCCCCGCCGGACGGCCACCGCGCAACCAGTCGAGCAGTGGCGCCAGTTCGGCCACCGGACGCGGCACGACGGAGGGCACGCCCGCGAACGCGACTCGGACCTCCGCCCGTGGCTCCGACTCGGGCCCGCTCACCACTCCGCCTCCCGATAGTCCTTGAGGAACACCCCGGACGCGGGCGCGCCCGCTTCACCGCGCACGATCGGGTCGTACACCCGGGCCGCACCGTCCACGATGTCCAGCGGTGTACGGAACCCCGCGTCCGCCATGCGCTCCTTCTTCGGAGCGGGGTTCTCGTCGGTGATCCACCCCGTGTCGACGGCGCACATGTGCACGCCCCGCTCGGCCAGTTCGGCGGCGCTGGTCCGCGTGAGCATGTTGAGGGCTGCCTTGGCCATGTTGGTGTGCGGATGGCCGGCCGTCTTGTTGCGGACGGCGAAGCGGCCCTCGACGGCCGTCACGTCGACGACGTAGCGGCGCGGGTGCGGCGAGGCGAGCAGCAGTGGCAGCAGC
This genomic interval from Streptomyces dengpaensis contains the following:
- a CDS encoding AAA family ATPase; this encodes MTTVTNPGRTDRTAPVPSRLEAFIDAMIDMGQTGQVFGEHGIGKTATFFSHMARAHPDATLVYVPAANLTPDDLLVNAPVRDPRTGELVLRQLVMNQLKPGTPFVLLIDDSLQAGETIQSQLMQVACNWTLGEHDLRALGCIGVFLTDNESLAETSARRSDLALLDRMVTMRITANDTSWRRHLAATYREWDLAPVFSLWASLSPTLRELLSPRTLDHILANAREGFPLRWGLPLVDGERLRLVEPGPDGKPGQNRTAEILNRIAEYVGVSNPSTLPDPVRQVVRAALRNRWTVLLQGPPGCGKTELVRETVREGLGREPLYFSLPVTNVEDLCVPIPSADGTLDNLLAANFTGPEPKAIVWDEYNRPKDKAAFAKLMEITQEWSLAGRRIENLRAQVAVQNPPYHLGRKLLVSRNNIAQATRFTASLTVEPEDIPANEWLLARYGPDAETVLEWWKHDIDDDGRAWITKRTLERLIKLHRRGLPLEMATVYLGDGEYAPVPLTALIDRLNGRPVAGLRELAREADVWEARLRRAAEHSDEGADDSDVVHQILANAELSQLKKHRKVVGRLVPLLPPKLRATYLVGATQEQQRFWTEIFMGMRR
- a CDS encoding ribonuclease inhibitor → MSGPESEPRAEVRVAFAGVPSVVPRPVAELAPLLDWLRGGRPAGERLDFTTGTALPDGRLDLCKQGIGPEGAALVAEALSERYSASEGVAGSEGPSPVRHLLLGTDGLGDEGAAAVTASADVETLYLGCNGITAGGACRIADNLRASPRVVTGVWLKRNPLGSGGGPAAAELIEAARSLRTLDLVQTGLDATGAVVLAEALLAAADSGRRIERLFLGGNPLGADGAVALAALIAAGATDELYVSAARLGDRGALRLADALDRAPYGRLARLSVASNGIGPQAAARLVTAATAAGVTLLDLGRVRAAAVLGAADNHVDLTAAQAIADTLAGAENRLSHLVLTHTGMRSREAHRLLDTAPRAVTATRFVLGQGIAASIKRRLEALSAHVPPPSVPADIAAVRSVHRTAPPDGDG